A stretch of the Acidisarcina sp. genome encodes the following:
- a CDS encoding alpha/beta fold hydrolase — translation MKSTPDENQSEDAALPVTPALTWLQEFVPRRFLSNGHLQTIAGNFLPREFNLPPAESLYVEVDAATRSQVLCHCHWQPEEVRSRRLTVVLVHGLEGSSSSQYVIGNAGRAWAAGCNIVRMNMRNCGGNDHLSPTLYHSGLSGDVGAVVEHVVAQHGLSAVAIIGYSMGGNLVLKLAGERGLGIPQLKAVVGVSPAMDLAASAAAMHLPPNRVYEWRFLLALLKRFRHKASLFPQIYSLDRLSGVRSLWDFDERVTAYYSGFESAADYYYRAASSRVVEGIAVPTLVLHSLDDPFIRMLPETRAALLANPNVTLVETEHGGHCAFLAPAEGYDGYWAEKTLLGFLLETCDIQNEAL, via the coding sequence ATGAAAAGTACCCCCGACGAAAACCAGAGCGAAGACGCGGCATTGCCTGTAACGCCTGCGCTGACGTGGCTGCAGGAGTTTGTGCCCCGCCGCTTCCTGTCGAATGGGCATCTGCAGACGATTGCCGGAAATTTTCTCCCCCGTGAATTCAATCTGCCGCCTGCGGAGAGCCTCTACGTCGAGGTAGATGCAGCCACCCGCAGCCAGGTATTGTGCCATTGCCACTGGCAGCCGGAGGAGGTCCGCTCGCGGCGGCTGACGGTGGTGCTGGTGCATGGGCTGGAGGGCTCTTCCAGTTCGCAGTACGTCATCGGCAACGCGGGCCGTGCCTGGGCTGCGGGATGCAACATCGTCCGCATGAACATGCGCAACTGCGGCGGCAACGATCACCTCTCGCCAACCCTCTACCACTCCGGTCTTTCCGGCGACGTAGGTGCGGTCGTGGAGCACGTCGTCGCTCAGCATGGGCTCAGCGCGGTGGCGATTATCGGCTATTCCATGGGCGGAAATCTAGTGCTGAAGCTGGCCGGAGAGCGCGGCCTCGGCATTCCTCAGTTAAAAGCCGTCGTCGGCGTCTCGCCAGCCATGGATCTGGCAGCCTCCGCCGCTGCGATGCACCTGCCGCCCAATCGTGTGTACGAATGGAGATTTCTGCTCGCCCTGCTGAAACGCTTTCGCCACAAGGCCAGCCTCTTTCCGCAGATCTACTCCCTCGACAGGCTCAGCGGGGTTCGATCTCTGTGGGATTTCGACGAGCGCGTCACGGCATATTATTCCGGCTTTGAAAGTGCCGCGGACTACTACTACCGTGCCGCCAGTTCGCGCGTTGTGGAGGGCATCGCCGTGCCGACCCTGGTGCTGCACTCCCTCGACGATCCCTTCATCCGCATGCTGCCGGAGACGCGCGCCGCCCTGCTGGCCAACCCGAACGTCACCCTGGTGGAAACGGAGCATGGCGGTCATTGCGCTTTTCTTGCGCCCGCCGAGGGCTACGATGGCTACTGGGCCGAGAAAACCCTGCTCGGCTTCCTGCTGGAAACCTGCGATATTCAAAACGAGGCTCTCTGA
- a CDS encoding DUF4236 domain-containing protein, producing the protein MGWGFRRSLKFGPLKLNFSKSGIGYSVGGRGFRVGQDARGRSYTSASIPGTGLYSRQYSGKGKPPRENSAANVDAGSGADSQPRSGNGGMLFLMFVAGGLLVLLLTHIFSPRPTAPPATPPAAVAAPVAPPPAIPVKRHTHGSRRTSAQGARHRSVKRVSHIQQTQAPLTSDAPPPAN; encoded by the coding sequence ATGGGTTGGGGATTCCGTCGCAGTTTGAAATTCGGACCGCTCAAGCTGAACTTCTCGAAGTCCGGCATAGGGTACTCGGTTGGTGGCCGTGGCTTTCGCGTGGGCCAGGATGCGCGGGGCAGGTCGTACACGTCGGCCTCCATTCCCGGTACGGGCCTCTACAGCAGGCAATATTCCGGCAAGGGCAAGCCACCGCGGGAGAACAGCGCCGCCAACGTGGATGCGGGCTCTGGCGCGGATTCCCAGCCGCGCTCAGGGAATGGCGGGATGCTGTTTCTGATGTTTGTTGCCGGCGGTCTGCTGGTGCTGCTGCTCACCCACATCTTTTCTCCCAGGCCCACTGCTCCGCCAGCCACGCCACCGGCGGCGGTAGCTGCGCCAGTAGCGCCGCCCCCAGCTATCCCGGTGAAACGGCACACTCATGGTTCCAGGCGAACCAGCGCGCAAGGGGCTCGCCATCGTTCCGTAAAGCGGGTCAGCCATATACAGCAGACCCAGGCTCCCCTAACCTCCGACGCGCCTCCACCAGCCAATTAG
- the rho gene encoding transcription termination factor Rho — MTISELKEKNITELSRIARTLEIPGASGLRKQDLIFKILQAQSEKEGHIFAEGVLEILPDGYGFLRSPDYNYLPGPDDIYVSPSQIRKFDLKTGDTVSGNVRPPHEGEKYFALVKIEAINFESPEETRNKILFDNLTPLYPEERIKMETVREGISGRVMDLLTPVGKGQRGLIVAPPRTGKTMLLQSIANSVTSNHPEVALIVLLIDERPEEVTDMQRSVKGEVISSTFDEPAARHVQVAEMVIEKAKRLVEHKRDVVILLDSITRLARAYNTIVPPSGKVLSGGVDSNALQRPKRFFGAARNIEEGGSLTIIATALVDTGSRMDEVIFEEFKGTGNMEVILDRKLVDKRVFPAIDIQRSGTRKEELLIPKEDLQRIWVLRKVLNPLSPVEAMELLVDKLAKTRNNAEFLLNMSSI, encoded by the coding sequence ATGACCATCTCTGAACTCAAAGAAAAGAACATCACGGAACTGAGCCGCATCGCGCGCACGCTGGAGATTCCCGGCGCCAGCGGCCTCCGGAAGCAAGACCTCATCTTCAAGATCCTTCAGGCGCAAAGCGAAAAAGAAGGACACATTTTCGCCGAGGGTGTACTGGAAATCCTGCCGGATGGATACGGTTTTCTCCGCTCGCCGGACTACAACTATCTGCCCGGACCCGACGATATTTACGTCTCGCCCTCGCAGATTCGCAAATTCGATCTCAAGACCGGTGATACCGTCAGCGGCAACGTCCGCCCGCCGCATGAGGGTGAAAAATACTTCGCGCTCGTCAAGATCGAGGCTATCAACTTCGAGTCTCCCGAGGAGACCCGCAACAAGATCCTCTTCGACAATCTCACCCCGCTGTACCCCGAAGAGCGGATCAAGATGGAGACCGTCCGCGAAGGCATCAGCGGCCGGGTCATGGACCTGCTTACCCCGGTAGGCAAGGGCCAGCGCGGCCTGATTGTAGCCCCTCCCCGCACCGGTAAAACGATGCTGCTGCAATCCATCGCCAACTCCGTCACATCGAATCACCCGGAAGTAGCGCTGATCGTTCTGCTGATCGATGAGCGTCCTGAAGAAGTGACCGACATGCAGCGTTCGGTAAAGGGTGAGGTCATCAGCTCCACCTTTGACGAACCAGCGGCACGCCACGTACAGGTGGCCGAAATGGTGATCGAAAAGGCGAAACGGCTGGTCGAGCACAAGCGCGATGTCGTCATCCTGCTGGACTCCATCACCCGTCTGGCCCGTGCCTACAACACGATCGTTCCGCCCTCGGGCAAGGTGCTCTCAGGCGGCGTCGACTCCAATGCGCTGCAGCGGCCGAAGCGCTTCTTCGGTGCGGCGCGCAACATTGAGGAGGGCGGCTCGCTTACCATCATCGCCACTGCGCTCGTCGATACCGGATCGCGCATGGATGAGGTCATCTTCGAAGAGTTCAAGGGCACCGGCAACATGGAAGTCATTCTGGACCGCAAGCTTGTGGACAAGCGTGTCTTCCCTGCCATCGATATTCAGCGCTCCGGAACCCGTAAGGAGGAGTTGCTGATTCCCAAGGAAGACCTGCAGCGCATCTGGGTTCTGCGCAAGGTTCTCAATCCGCTGTCTCCCGTCGAGGCAATGGAGCTGCTCGTCGACAAGCTGGCAAAGACCCGCAACAACGCGGAGTTTTTGCTGAATATGAGCTCCATCTAG
- a CDS encoding YciI family protein — MPEELSQADEIPRIKDVPRNLKQYFLGLLVKGERWNDTQGEQAAELMPQHLAFLRQQLEAQRYLVAGPVLDEGRLAGMMIIDAKTAQDALALASLDPAVKAGRLAVEIYPTFLPALDSVHAEY; from the coding sequence ATGCCGGAAGAGCTGTCTCAAGCAGACGAAATACCCCGCATCAAAGACGTGCCGCGCAATCTGAAGCAGTATTTTCTGGGATTGCTGGTCAAGGGCGAGCGATGGAATGACACCCAGGGAGAGCAGGCAGCGGAGTTGATGCCGCAACATCTGGCTTTTCTCCGCCAGCAGTTGGAGGCGCAGCGGTACCTCGTCGCTGGCCCGGTGCTGGACGAGGGGCGGCTGGCCGGAATGATGATCATCGACGCAAAGACTGCGCAGGACGCCCTTGCGCTTGCCAGTCTCGATCCTGCCGTGAAGGCTGGACGGCTGGCGGTCGAGATCTATCCAACGTTTTTGCCCGCTCTGGACAGCGTTCACGCCGAATACTGA
- a CDS encoding UBP-type zinc finger domain-containing protein codes for MQKLCTHLDEIRDVSPRTNGCEECLKMGDTWVHLRMCLICGHVGCCDSSKNRHATKHFAKTSHPLMRSIEPGEDWGWCYVDEMEIEL; via the coding sequence ATGCAAAAACTATGCACTCATCTGGATGAAATTCGTGATGTCTCCCCCAGGACGAATGGCTGTGAAGAATGCCTCAAGATGGGGGACACGTGGGTTCATTTGCGGATGTGCCTGATCTGCGGGCATGTCGGCTGCTGCGATTCTTCAAAGAACCGGCACGCCACCAAACACTTTGCCAAGACCAGCCACCCGCTGATGCGCTCGATTGAACCGGGCGAGGATTGGGGCTGGTGCTACGTAGATGAAATGGAGATCGAGCTCTAA
- a CDS encoding acyl-CoA dehydrogenase, with amino-acid sequence MSNAETESVPMPAPLTRLTEDEELFRDTVRQFAQQSIAPLVSQMDEEQHFAEGLIPQLFNLGLMGIEIPVGYGGSGGSFFEAILAVEQISTVDPSVGVLVDVQNTLCINALLRWGTEEQKKLYLPRLAADMIGAYALSEAASGSDAFALQTRAEKRGDFYLLNGQKLWITNAREAGVFIIFATLDAAAGYKGITAFLVDRNSPGFSVGKKENKLGIRASSTCELILEDCRVPANRLLGEPGKGYKIAIETLNEGRIGIGAQMLGLASGAWSHAKEYSKERKQFGRAIGEFQAVQFAIAEMATEIEAARLLVYNAARLKDAQLPFLKEAAMAKYFASMVAERVASQSVEIFGGYGFVKDYPVEKYYRDAKIGKIYEGTSNMQLATIAKLVLTEGQS; translated from the coding sequence ATGTCGAATGCAGAGACCGAGTCAGTGCCGATGCCGGCGCCTCTTACCAGGCTGACCGAGGATGAGGAACTCTTCCGCGATACGGTGCGTCAGTTTGCCCAGCAGAGCATCGCTCCACTGGTTTCGCAGATGGATGAAGAACAGCATTTTGCCGAGGGCCTGATTCCGCAGCTCTTCAACCTGGGGCTGATGGGGATCGAGATTCCGGTCGGCTATGGAGGCTCCGGGGGGAGTTTTTTTGAGGCAATTCTGGCGGTGGAGCAGATCTCCACCGTCGATCCGTCGGTCGGCGTGCTGGTGGACGTGCAGAACACCCTCTGCATCAATGCGCTGTTGCGCTGGGGCACGGAGGAGCAGAAGAAGCTCTACCTGCCGCGGCTGGCCGCCGATATGATCGGGGCCTACGCGCTCAGTGAAGCTGCGTCTGGCTCGGACGCATTCGCCCTGCAGACGCGCGCCGAAAAACGCGGGGATTTTTACCTGCTCAACGGCCAGAAGCTATGGATCACCAATGCCCGGGAGGCAGGCGTCTTCATCATCTTTGCCACGCTGGATGCGGCAGCCGGCTACAAGGGAATTACCGCGTTCCTGGTGGATAGGAACTCTCCTGGATTCTCCGTGGGCAAGAAGGAGAACAAGCTCGGCATCCGCGCGTCTTCTACCTGCGAGCTGATTCTGGAGGATTGCCGGGTGCCCGCGAACCGGCTTCTCGGCGAACCCGGTAAGGGCTACAAGATAGCGATTGAGACGCTGAACGAAGGGCGCATCGGTATTGGCGCGCAAATGCTGGGCCTGGCAAGCGGCGCATGGAGTCACGCAAAGGAGTATTCCAAGGAACGCAAACAGTTCGGCAGGGCGATCGGCGAATTTCAGGCAGTGCAGTTCGCCATTGCGGAGATGGCCACCGAGATCGAAGCCGCCCGGCTGCTGGTCTACAACGCGGCTCGACTGAAGGATGCGCAACTGCCCTTTTTGAAAGAGGCAGCCATGGCGAAGTATTTCGCCTCGATGGTGGCCGAGCGCGTGGCCAGCCAATCCGTGGAGATCTTCGGCGGATATGGCTTCGTCAAAGATTACCCGGTGGAGAAGTACTACCGTGACGCCAAGATCGGCAAGATCTATGAAGGCACGTCAAACATGCAACTCGCCACAATCGCCAAGCTGGTGTTGACGGAAGGGCAGAGCTAG
- a CDS encoding DUF4112 domain-containing protein — protein MPRPQQPEILPPGPKEIAPRVKRGSGIFADENLDLLAHVLDDWFRIPGTSIRFGLDGIIGLVPGLGDVIAGLASCIIIVAAWFRGIPYIGLLRMVVNLGLDVILGAIPFLGDAFDIAWKANRRNYALLIRHLQEPRRHTWRDWVFLGFIGVLLAAIFLAPLVVILLLVLWLRH, from the coding sequence ATGCCCAGACCGCAACAACCCGAAATTCTTCCTCCAGGCCCCAAGGAAATCGCTCCACGCGTGAAGCGGGGCAGCGGCATCTTTGCGGATGAAAACCTCGACCTGCTGGCGCATGTGCTGGATGACTGGTTTCGGATTCCCGGCACGTCCATTCGCTTTGGACTCGACGGAATCATCGGCCTGGTCCCGGGGCTGGGAGACGTCATCGCCGGTCTGGCATCCTGCATCATCATCGTCGCCGCCTGGTTCCGCGGTATTCCTTACATAGGACTGTTGCGGATGGTGGTCAATCTTGGGCTGGATGTGATCCTCGGCGCCATCCCGTTTCTGGGAGACGCCTTTGATATTGCCTGGAAGGCGAACCGCAGAAACTATGCGCTACTGATCCGGCATCTGCAGGAGCCGCGACGCCACACCTGGCGCGACTGGGTATTCCTGGGATTCATCGGAGTGCTTCTGGCCGCAATCTTCCTGGCGCCTCTGGTAGTGATTCTGCTGCTTGTGCTCTGGCTGCGGCACTAG